From a region of the Thermus caldilimi genome:
- the glmM gene encoding phosphoglucosamine mutase has product MRRYFGTDGVRGEAGKPPLTPEFVLKLGQAAGAYFRAHSPKPVVLLAKDTRESSDLLEAALAAGLLSQGVRVEHLGVLPTPGVAYLTRHLKATAGAMISASHNPYQDNGIKFFGPEGEKLPDEAEEEIEALLEEEHPTRVIGTVGDFREAERMYLDFLLAHAPDLSGLKVGLDLAHGATYRIGPRLFQRAGAEVMAFFNTPDGRNINKACGSTHPEALSRFVVELGLDLGIAFDGDGDRVQFIDRQGRLFHGDHILYLTALAFGEEGVVGTVMSNMGLEVALKERGLGFHRAAVGDRYVLEMLKEKGLSLGGEPSGHVIFLRHHTTGDGLLTALLTLKALKALGGDLADWYEALPMYPQVLLNVQVGDKAKVMGHPRLREAVREAEAKLKGLGRVNVRPSGTEPVVRVMVEAKEGAEAVARELADLVSALDRE; this is encoded by the coding sequence ATGAGGCGCTACTTCGGCACCGACGGGGTGCGGGGGGAGGCGGGGAAGCCCCCCCTCACCCCGGAGTTCGTCCTGAAGCTCGGCCAGGCGGCGGGGGCCTACTTCCGGGCCCATAGCCCCAAGCCTGTGGTCCTCCTGGCCAAGGACACCCGCGAGTCCTCCGACCTCCTGGAGGCGGCTTTGGCCGCGGGGCTCCTGAGCCAGGGCGTGAGGGTGGAGCACCTGGGGGTCCTGCCTACCCCGGGGGTGGCCTACCTGACCCGGCACCTTAAGGCCACCGCCGGGGCCATGATCTCCGCCAGCCACAACCCTTACCAGGACAACGGCATCAAGTTCTTCGGGCCCGAGGGGGAGAAGCTTCCCGACGAGGCGGAAGAGGAGATCGAGGCCCTTTTGGAGGAGGAGCATCCCACCCGGGTCATCGGCACCGTGGGGGACTTCCGGGAGGCGGAGAGGATGTACCTGGACTTCCTCCTGGCCCACGCTCCCGACCTCAGCGGGCTCAAGGTGGGCCTGGACCTGGCCCACGGGGCCACCTACCGCATAGGCCCAAGGCTCTTCCAGCGGGCGGGGGCCGAGGTGATGGCCTTCTTCAACACCCCGGATGGGCGGAACATCAACAAGGCCTGCGGCTCTACCCACCCCGAAGCCTTGAGCCGCTTCGTGGTGGAGCTGGGGTTGGACCTGGGCATCGCCTTTGACGGGGATGGGGACCGGGTGCAGTTCATTGACCGCCAGGGGCGGCTTTTCCACGGGGACCACATCCTCTACCTCACCGCCTTGGCCTTTGGGGAGGAGGGGGTGGTGGGCACGGTGATGAGCAACATGGGCCTCGAGGTGGCCCTGAAGGAGCGGGGCCTCGGCTTCCACCGGGCGGCGGTGGGGGACCGGTACGTTTTGGAAATGCTTAAGGAAAAGGGGCTTTCCCTGGGCGGGGAGCCCTCGGGGCACGTGATCTTCCTCAGGCACCACACCACGGGGGATGGCCTCCTCACCGCCCTCCTCACCCTAAAGGCCCTGAAGGCCTTGGGGGGGGACCTGGCCGACTGGTACGAGGCCCTCCCCATGTACCCCCAGGTGCTCCTCAACGTGCAGGTGGGGGACAAGGCCAAGGTGATGGGGCACCCGCGGCTTAGGGAAGCGGTACGGGAGGCCGAGGCAAAGCTCAAGGGTCTTGGCCGGGTGAACGTGCGCCCCTCCGGGACCGAGCCCGTGGTGCGGGTCATGGTGGAGGCCAAGGAGGGGGCGGAGGCGGTGGCGAGGGAGCTTGCCGACTTGGTTTCCGCCCTGGACCGGGAGTAA
- a CDS encoding ribosome-binding factor A, which translates to MSYGKAHLEEKLLRALAEAIGELEDPRLFLLTVEGVRLSPDGRVLTVYVEAFSDEEKALLALHHAERRLLSQIARRVRLRHLPRLEFLPWRARPA; encoded by the coding sequence GTGAGCTACGGGAAGGCCCACCTAGAGGAAAAACTCCTGCGCGCCCTGGCGGAGGCCATTGGGGAGCTGGAGGACCCCAGGCTTTTCCTCCTCACCGTGGAGGGGGTGCGCCTTTCCCCGGACGGTCGGGTGCTCACGGTGTACGTGGAAGCCTTTAGCGACGAGGAGAAAGCCCTCTTGGCCCTGCACCACGCCGAAAGAAGGCTCCTTTCCCAGATCGCCCGCAGGGTGCGCCTGCGCCACCTGCCCCGCCTGGAGTTCCTGCCGTGGAGAGCGAGACCCGCATAA
- a CDS encoding acyl-CoA thioesterase — protein MESETRIKVRYAETDQMGVVHHSVYAVYLEAARVDFLERAGLPYHQVEARGVFFPVVELGLTFRAPARFGEEVLVRTRLAHLSRRDLLFRYRVEREGALLAEGFTRHLCQVGEKAGRIPEDLYQALSVLHLG, from the coding sequence GTGGAGAGCGAGACCCGCATAAAGGTGCGTTACGCGGAAACCGATCAGATGGGGGTGGTGCACCACTCCGTCTATGCGGTGTACCTCGAGGCGGCCCGGGTGGACTTCCTGGAGCGGGCGGGCCTCCCCTACCACCAGGTGGAGGCCCGGGGGGTATTCTTCCCCGTGGTGGAACTGGGCCTCACCTTCCGTGCCCCGGCCCGCTTCGGGGAAGAGGTCTTGGTGCGAACCCGCCTTGCCCACCTTTCCCGGCGGGATCTTCTCTTTCGCTACCGGGTGGAGCGGGAGGGGGCGCTCTTGGCGGAGGGCTTTACCCGGCATCTATGCCAGGTGGGGGAGAAGGCTGGCCGCATTCCGGAAGACCTCTACCAAGCCTTGAGTGTGCTACACTTAGGGTAG
- a CDS encoding aspartate aminotransferase family protein, with protein MNPDPFTLFERHINPGLAGLLRFTGLDRIESHAEGPYVWDTTGKRYLDFLGLYGTLNLGHRHPKVVEAVKAQLERMPMSVRVLVSEPTARLAAKLAEITPEGLEMVFFGNSGAEAVEAAIKLARAYTGKPGIVTTQGGFHGKTLGALSLTPKPEYQNPAKPLLPGVKVVPYGDLGALEAAIDEETAAVIVEPIQGEGGIRVPPEGYLKGVRELTRERGVLMIADEVQTGLGRTGKLFGVDWEGVAPDLMTLAKALGGGVMPIGACVGRKEVFDIFKQNPLFHSSTFGGNPLAAAAALAAIEVTLEENLPQRALEVGGYLMEGLKALQARYPHLIEEVRGRGLMLGVEFTDADIGALVVAELAERGVITAFGLNNPKVVRLEPPLIIGKEHADEALEAFSESLKATEKALEGLLG; from the coding sequence ATGAACCCCGATCCCTTTACCCTCTTTGAGCGGCACATCAATCCCGGCTTGGCAGGGTTGCTTCGCTTCACCGGCCTGGACCGCATCGAGTCCCACGCGGAAGGCCCTTATGTGTGGGACACCACGGGCAAGCGCTACCTGGATTTCTTGGGCCTTTACGGCACCCTGAACCTGGGCCACCGCCACCCCAAGGTGGTGGAGGCCGTCAAGGCCCAGCTTGAGCGCATGCCCATGTCCGTGCGGGTGCTGGTTTCCGAGCCCACGGCGAGGCTTGCCGCCAAGCTTGCCGAGATCACCCCCGAGGGCCTGGAGATGGTCTTCTTCGGCAACTCCGGGGCGGAGGCGGTGGAGGCGGCCATCAAGTTGGCCCGGGCCTACACGGGGAAGCCGGGGATCGTCACCACCCAAGGCGGCTTCCACGGCAAGACCCTGGGGGCCCTTTCCCTCACCCCCAAGCCCGAGTACCAGAACCCCGCCAAGCCCCTCCTCCCCGGGGTAAAGGTGGTGCCCTACGGGGACCTGGGGGCCCTGGAAGCGGCCATCGACGAGGAAACCGCCGCGGTGATCGTGGAGCCCATCCAGGGGGAAGGCGGCATCCGCGTGCCTCCGGAGGGCTACCTGAAGGGGGTGCGGGAGCTTACCCGGGAAAGGGGCGTCCTCATGATCGCCGACGAGGTGCAGACCGGCCTCGGGCGCACGGGAAAGCTCTTTGGGGTGGACTGGGAGGGGGTGGCCCCCGACCTCATGACCCTGGCCAAGGCCCTGGGGGGCGGGGTGATGCCCATCGGGGCCTGTGTGGGGCGAAAGGAGGTCTTTGATATCTTCAAGCAGAACCCCCTCTTCCACTCCTCCACCTTCGGGGGGAACCCCCTGGCGGCGGCGGCGGCCCTAGCGGCCATTGAGGTTACCCTGGAGGAGAACCTGCCGCAAAGGGCCCTGGAGGTGGGGGGCTACCTCATGGAGGGGCTAAAAGCCCTTCAGGCCCGGTACCCCCACCTGATCGAGGAGGTGCGGGGCCGGGGGCTGATGCTGGGGGTGGAGTTTACCGATGCCGACATCGGGGCCCTGGTGGTGGCGGAGCTGGCGGAGAGGGGAGTGATCACCGCCTTCGGCCTCAACAACCCCAAGGTGGTGCGCCTCGAGCCCCCCCTCATCATCGGCAAGGAGCACGCGGACGAGGCCCTAGAGGCTTTCTCCGAAAGCCTAAAGGCCACGGAGAAGGCCCTGGAGGGCCTCCTGGGTTAG
- the rnr gene encoding ribonuclease R, with translation MRETLLEFFKKTGRPHRLEEILRRFGLEKREAKAYLRGLVREGLLEKKGSHYFLPARVQGPISLHRDGYGFVRLPEKDLFIPPGYTLDAWPEDLVEARIMPPGRDGKPWGVVERVLRRARERVVGTLDLRKGYAVLLPDEPGLPELRLLPEGLHGLKRGSRIVVRVHYGKRPFGEFLEYLGEGDAPETETEAVIAKYGLRAEFPEEVRKEAEAIPLEIPEAELRRREDFRHLRVFTVDGVDAKDFDDAIHIERLPKGYRIGVHIADVAHYVKEGSPLDQEAFLRGTSVYLPGRVLPMLPERLSNGVCSLKPHEDRLVLSVLFDLSEDLEVKRVRFAEGVIRSVARTTYTEVEAFAEGYGLPEEHAFLAEDLRLLLDLTQRVRQKRLQAGALDFSFPEVKVEVAEGTLHLIPQEEPKARSLIEELMLLANQAVAEHLVKKGLPGLFRVHEEPLEEAYAKLRQALFRLGYALPEKLSPKALQRVLLEAKGRPEEPVVANLVLRSLRLARYAAENLGHFGLAMEHYLHFTSPIRRYPDLVVHRVLKALLRRTLTPAKRARWQETFPAMAEHASEMERKAEAAERELTKYYMAKWAELHLGERFTGKVTGVASFGAFVMLRNGVEGLVRLEVLGPYTYSEEALALWGPKGKRIRLGDEMEVVIAAANPRLRQIDFLPYREEEKKEASREKTLVKKGKAKEEDMRKVVGPPKERNRDDRPERATVHTVYFGEWTPKEEKAGMHRPAQTRARRKRRH, from the coding sequence ATGCGGGAAACCTTACTGGAGTTTTTCAAGAAGACGGGCAGGCCCCACCGCCTGGAGGAGATCCTCAGGCGCTTTGGCCTGGAGAAGCGGGAGGCCAAGGCGTACCTCCGGGGACTGGTGCGGGAAGGGCTTCTGGAGAAAAAGGGAAGCCACTACTTCCTCCCGGCTCGGGTGCAGGGGCCCATCAGCCTCCACCGGGACGGGTACGGCTTTGTGCGCCTTCCCGAAAAGGACCTCTTCATCCCACCGGGCTACACCCTGGACGCCTGGCCCGAGGACCTGGTGGAGGCCCGGATCATGCCGCCTGGCCGGGACGGCAAGCCCTGGGGGGTGGTGGAGCGGGTACTCAGGCGGGCCCGCGAGCGGGTGGTGGGCACCCTGGACCTCCGCAAGGGGTACGCTGTCCTCCTCCCGGACGAGCCAGGCCTGCCGGAACTGAGGCTCCTTCCCGAGGGGCTCCACGGCCTCAAACGTGGAAGCCGCATCGTGGTGAGGGTGCACTACGGCAAGCGCCCTTTCGGGGAGTTTCTGGAGTACCTGGGGGAAGGGGATGCCCCGGAAACCGAAACCGAGGCGGTGATCGCCAAGTACGGCCTAAGGGCCGAGTTCCCGGAGGAGGTGCGGAAGGAGGCGGAGGCCATCCCCCTGGAGATCCCCGAGGCCGAGCTCAGAAGGCGGGAGGACTTCCGGCACCTTCGGGTCTTCACGGTGGACGGGGTGGACGCCAAGGACTTTGACGACGCCATCCACATCGAGCGCCTGCCCAAGGGGTACCGCATCGGGGTCCACATCGCCGACGTCGCCCACTACGTGAAGGAGGGAAGCCCTTTGGACCAGGAGGCCTTCTTGCGGGGGACCAGCGTCTACCTGCCGGGGCGGGTGCTGCCCATGCTCCCTGAGAGACTTTCCAACGGGGTGTGCTCCCTGAAGCCCCATGAGGACCGGCTGGTGCTTTCCGTCCTCTTTGACCTGAGCGAGGACCTGGAGGTAAAGCGGGTGCGCTTCGCCGAAGGGGTAATAAGGAGCGTGGCCCGCACCACCTACACTGAGGTGGAGGCCTTCGCCGAGGGGTATGGTTTACCGGAAGAACACGCTTTCTTGGCGGAGGACCTAAGGCTTCTCCTGGACCTCACGCAAAGGGTCAGGCAAAAGCGCCTTCAGGCCGGGGCTTTGGACTTCAGCTTCCCCGAGGTGAAGGTGGAGGTGGCGGAGGGCACCCTCCACCTCATCCCCCAGGAGGAGCCTAAGGCGCGAAGCCTGATTGAGGAGCTCATGCTCCTCGCCAACCAGGCGGTGGCGGAGCACCTGGTCAAGAAGGGGCTTCCCGGCCTCTTCCGGGTGCACGAGGAGCCCCTGGAGGAAGCCTACGCCAAGCTCCGGCAGGCCCTCTTCCGGCTGGGGTACGCCCTGCCCGAGAAGCTTTCCCCCAAAGCGCTGCAGAGGGTGCTCCTGGAGGCCAAGGGCCGCCCGGAGGAGCCGGTGGTGGCCAACCTGGTCCTGCGCTCCTTGCGCCTGGCCCGCTACGCCGCGGAGAACCTGGGCCACTTCGGCCTGGCCATGGAGCACTACCTGCACTTCACAAGCCCCATCCGCCGCTATCCGGACCTGGTGGTGCACCGGGTGCTGAAGGCCCTCCTGAGGCGCACCCTCACCCCGGCCAAGAGGGCCAGGTGGCAGGAAACCTTTCCCGCCATGGCCGAGCACGCCTCGGAGATGGAAAGAAAGGCGGAGGCGGCGGAGCGGGAACTCACCAAGTACTACATGGCCAAGTGGGCGGAGCTCCACCTGGGGGAACGCTTCACGGGGAAGGTGACGGGGGTGGCCAGCTTCGGGGCTTTCGTCATGCTGCGAAACGGGGTGGAGGGCCTGGTGCGCCTCGAGGTCCTGGGGCCCTACACCTACAGCGAGGAGGCCCTGGCCCTTTGGGGCCCCAAGGGCAAACGCATCCGCCTGGGGGACGAGATGGAGGTGGTGATCGCCGCCGCCAACCCCAGGCTTCGCCAGATTGATTTCCTGCCCTATCGGGAGGAGGAAAAGAAGGAAGCTTCCAGGGAAAAAACCCTGGTGAAGAAGGGAAAGGCAAAGGAGGAGGACATGCGCAAAGTGGTAGGACCCCCCAAGGAGAGGAATCGCGACGACCGGCCCGAGCGGGCCACGGTGCACACGGTGTACTTCGGCGAGTGGACGCCCAAGGAGGAAAAGGCGGGGATGCACCGCCCGGCCCAGACCCGAGCAAGGCGGAAGCGGCGGCACTGA
- the amrB gene encoding AmmeMemoRadiSam system protein B has product MERIRLREPQITPVEGGFLLSDPYGVFEKPLALTEGGLFLLSLLEGKTLEEVQEEVFKAHGVLVPKKELEDLLKALEEAGLLLTEEVERRLREEEGRLKKERPMRLAGLSYPTGEKEARAFLEAFRASFPGPRPQGNPSILLLPHLEPSRVPEAYGAALVALEGIPEPERVYLVGVAHRPLKEKAAALPVPFQTPFGPAEPDLEALQALDALLPFELFNTPLAFREEHSLELPLFFLKGAFPRAKALPLLVGRRSPELGEALKVVLRDYPGLLVLAVDLSHVGPRFGDQPFSRPLAEEARRRDLGFLERLAQGEPEAALAHLGANPTRVDAVEVVASLSPLLAGRKGQVLAYRLDLEALTLSAVGAGTLVL; this is encoded by the coding sequence ATGGAACGAATACGCCTGCGTGAACCCCAGATCACCCCGGTGGAAGGGGGATTTCTCCTCAGCGACCCCTACGGGGTCTTCGAAAAGCCCCTGGCCCTCACGGAAGGGGGGCTTTTCCTCCTCTCCCTCTTGGAGGGGAAAACCCTGGAAGAGGTGCAGGAGGAGGTCTTCAAGGCCCACGGGGTCCTGGTGCCCAAAAAGGAGCTGGAAGACCTCCTGAAGGCCCTGGAGGAGGCGGGCCTCCTCCTCACGGAGGAGGTGGAAAGAAGGCTGCGCGAGGAGGAGGGGAGGCTAAAGAAGGAGCGGCCCATGCGCCTGGCGGGGCTCTCCTACCCCACGGGGGAGAAGGAGGCCCGGGCCTTCCTCGAGGCCTTCCGGGCCAGCTTCCCGGGGCCAAGGCCCCAAGGGAACCCCTCCATCCTCCTGCTTCCCCACCTGGAGCCGAGCCGGGTGCCCGAAGCCTACGGGGCCGCCCTGGTTGCCTTGGAAGGTATACCAGAACCGGAGCGGGTCTACCTGGTGGGGGTAGCCCACCGGCCCCTCAAGGAAAAGGCCGCTGCCCTGCCCGTTCCCTTCCAAACCCCTTTTGGCCCGGCGGAGCCCGACCTCGAAGCCCTGCAGGCCCTGGACGCCCTCCTCCCCTTTGAGCTCTTCAACACCCCCCTGGCCTTCCGGGAGGAGCACAGCCTGGAACTTCCCCTCTTCTTCCTGAAGGGGGCCTTCCCTCGGGCTAAGGCGCTTCCCCTCCTGGTGGGAAGGCGAAGCCCGGAGCTGGGGGAGGCCCTCAAGGTAGTCCTGCGGGACTACCCTGGGCTTTTGGTCCTGGCGGTGGACCTTTCCCACGTGGGGCCCCGCTTCGGGGACCAGCCCTTTTCCCGCCCCCTGGCGGAGGAGGCCAGGAGGCGGGACTTGGGCTTTCTGGAACGGCTCGCCCAAGGGGAGCCCGAAGCCGCCTTAGCCCACCTGGGGGCCAACCCCACCCGGGTGGACGCGGTGGAGGTGGTGGCCTCCCTAAGCCCTCTCCTCGCGGGGCGGAAGGGCCAGGTGTTGGCCTACCGTCTGGACCTCGAGGCCCTCACCCTCTCCGCCGTGGGGGCGGGAACCCTCGTGCTTTGA
- a CDS encoding HDIG domain-containing metalloprotein: protein MLRPIAHRDFPFYTPKGAIPVGGALRDLLLGRRPWDLDFAALDPLKAAEEAQSRLGGSLFPLDTARGQYRLVSGNLVLDFSPLEGALEEDLLRRDFRLNALAWMGERVWGLKGVEDDLRRRVLVPVREENLYQDHLRSLRAVRLAASLGLGLPGKTRNALARHARFLQAHLEALPARERVKEELSRLLLSPRAAWGLHLLERTGLLDAYLPELRPLVGLEQGGVHHLDAWRHTLSVLFHLTWLWPEAPLAARLAALYHDVGKPLTRRFDPEAGRFRFLDHAEVGAEIAGTSLEWLRFPKETVEKAKALVRRHMDRPPEGKQALRRFYFRRHNLLPALPYLMAADRLGTKGVEKEAWEVLEAYRETLSEPLPERPLLSGEEVMALLGLKPGPQVGKALEALLLAQAEGRVCTKEEAKAFLLYWKGDGTNTPA, encoded by the coding sequence GTGCTTCGCCCGATCGCCCATAGGGACTTCCCCTTTTATACCCCCAAGGGGGCCATCCCCGTGGGGGGTGCCCTAAGGGACCTCCTTCTGGGACGAAGGCCCTGGGACCTGGACTTCGCCGCCTTGGACCCCTTGAAGGCGGCCGAGGAAGCCCAAAGCCGCCTGGGAGGTAGCCTCTTCCCCTTGGATACAGCCCGGGGCCAGTACCGTCTCGTATCCGGAAACCTGGTCCTGGACTTCTCCCCCTTGGAGGGCGCCTTGGAGGAAGACCTTCTCAGGCGGGATTTCCGCCTAAATGCCCTGGCTTGGATGGGGGAGCGGGTGTGGGGGCTAAAGGGGGTGGAGGACGACCTCCGGCGCAGGGTCTTGGTCCCGGTGCGGGAGGAGAACCTCTACCAAGACCACCTGCGAAGCCTCCGCGCGGTGCGCCTGGCGGCCAGCCTGGGCCTCGGCCTGCCCGGGAAAACCCGAAACGCCCTTGCCCGCCACGCCCGCTTTCTCCAGGCCCACCTCGAGGCTCTTCCCGCCCGGGAACGGGTGAAGGAGGAACTGAGCCGGCTCCTCCTTTCCCCGAGAGCGGCCTGGGGCCTTCACCTGCTGGAGCGCACGGGCCTTTTGGACGCCTACCTTCCTGAGCTCCGCCCCCTGGTGGGCCTAGAGCAGGGGGGGGTGCACCATCTGGACGCCTGGCGGCACACCCTCTCCGTCCTCTTCCACCTCACCTGGCTCTGGCCAGAGGCTCCCCTTGCGGCACGCCTCGCCGCCCTTTACCACGACGTGGGCAAGCCCCTGACCCGTCGCTTTGACCCGGAAGCGGGCCGCTTCCGCTTCCTTGACCATGCGGAGGTAGGGGCGGAGATAGCGGGGACCTCCCTGGAATGGCTACGGTTCCCAAAGGAGACGGTGGAGAAGGCCAAAGCCCTGGTGCGACGGCACATGGACCGCCCTCCCGAGGGGAAACAGGCCCTTCGCCGCTTCTACTTCCGCCGCCACAACCTCCTTCCCGCCCTTCCCTACCTCATGGCAGCAGACCGCCTGGGCACGAAAGGGGTGGAGAAGGAAGCCTGGGAGGTGCTGGAGGCCTACCGGGAAACCCTTTCCGAACCCCTCCCCGAGCGCCCCCTCCTCTCCGGGGAGGAGGTGATGGCCCTCTTGGGCCTTAAGCCCGGCCCGCAGGTGGGAAAGGCCCTGGAGGCCCTCCTCCTGGCCCAGGCGGAGGGAAGGGTATGCACCAAGGAAGAGGCCAAGGCCTTTCTCCTATATTGGAAGGGCGATGGAACGAATACGCCTGCGTGA
- the coaE gene encoding dephospho-CoA kinase (Dephospho-CoA kinase (CoaE) performs the final step in coenzyme A biosynthesis.), whose translation MGDRAKHPIIIGITGNIGSGKSTVAALLRSWGYPVLDLDELAARARENKKAELERLFPEAFAGGELDRRALAQRVFSDPERLKALEDLLHPEVRRLLAEELARIKAPLIFLEIPLLFEKGWEARLDGTLLVAAPVEERVRRVMARSGLSREEVLAREKAQMPEEEKRERATWVLENRGGLKELEEGLREILARIQERFGLS comes from the coding sequence ATGGGCGATCGGGCGAAGCACCCCATCATTATCGGCATCACCGGGAACATCGGAAGCGGCAAGAGCACGGTGGCCGCTCTCCTAAGGTCCTGGGGCTACCCGGTTTTGGACCTGGATGAGCTGGCGGCACGGGCCAGGGAGAACAAGAAGGCGGAGCTTGAGCGGCTTTTCCCGGAGGCCTTTGCGGGCGGGGAGCTGGACCGCAGGGCGCTGGCCCAGCGGGTCTTTTCCGACCCGGAAAGGCTTAAGGCCCTCGAGGACCTCCTCCACCCCGAGGTGCGGAGGCTTTTGGCCGAGGAGCTGGCCCGCATAAAAGCTCCCTTGATTTTTCTGGAAATTCCCCTACTTTTTGAGAAGGGGTGGGAGGCCCGTCTGGATGGAACCCTTTTGGTGGCGGCTCCTGTGGAGGAGCGGGTAAGGCGGGTGATGGCCCGCTCCGGGCTTTCGCGGGAGGAGGTCCTGGCCCGGGAAAAAGCCCAGATGCCCGAGGAGGAGAAGAGGGAGCGGGCTACCTGGGTTTTGGAGAACCGAGGGGGGCTTAAGGAGCTGGAGGAGGGGCTGAGGGAGATCCTGGCCCGGATCCAGGAGCGTTTTGGGCTAAGCTAG
- a CDS encoding SufE family protein, which translates to MALPKKLQEALDLIRAMPKELKAQVLLEYAKKVPTPPPGVELERVHECQTPFFLRAEVEGGRVRLYFFVPDEAPTVKAFAGLLKEGLEGEPPEAVLSVPPTFYQGAGLEELLTPLRLRGLEAALLRLQGQVQRALS; encoded by the coding sequence ATGGCCTTGCCCAAGAAGCTTCAGGAAGCCCTGGACCTGATTCGGGCCATGCCCAAGGAGCTCAAGGCCCAGGTGCTTCTGGAATACGCCAAAAAGGTGCCCACCCCCCCTCCTGGGGTGGAGCTGGAACGGGTCCACGAATGCCAGACCCCTTTTTTCCTGCGGGCGGAGGTGGAGGGGGGAAGGGTTAGGCTCTACTTCTTCGTCCCCGATGAAGCCCCCACGGTGAAGGCCTTCGCCGGCCTCCTGAAGGAGGGCCTCGAGGGGGAGCCCCCTGAGGCGGTGCTTTCCGTGCCCCCCACCTTCTACCAGGGGGCGGGGCTGGAGGAACTCCTCACCCCCTTGCGGCTAAGGGGCCTCGAGGCGGCCCTCTTGCGGCTCCAAGGCCAGGTGCAAAGGGCTCTTTCCTAG
- a CDS encoding glycerol-3-phosphate acyltransferase → MFVAFLLGYFLGSLPIAYWFGALRGRNLLQEGSGNPGALNVYRVLGPVPGFMVLLLDLFKGILAVALGEGVGGSPLGGLAGGVGAVWGHAFSPWLLFQGGKGLATGAGVLFAVDPRLLFLSLPLFATLFALFRRPYRVALVVALAQPFLAALLHPSPAYLLFGLGLGLPVALRHLKDWHR, encoded by the coding sequence ATGTTCGTAGCCTTTCTTCTTGGGTACTTCCTGGGAAGCTTGCCCATCGCCTACTGGTTTGGGGCCCTTCGGGGAAGGAACCTCCTCCAGGAGGGATCGGGCAATCCAGGGGCCTTGAACGTCTACCGGGTGCTGGGGCCGGTACCGGGTTTCATGGTTCTCCTCCTGGACCTCTTCAAGGGAATCCTGGCGGTGGCCCTGGGGGAGGGAGTGGGGGGAAGCCCTCTGGGTGGCCTTGCCGGGGGCGTGGGGGCGGTGTGGGGGCATGCCTTTTCCCCCTGGCTCCTCTTCCAAGGGGGAAAGGGCTTGGCTACGGGGGCTGGGGTGCTCTTTGCCGTGGATCCCCGGCTTCTCTTCCTTTCCCTCCCGCTTTTCGCTACCCTTTTCGCCCTTTTCCGAAGGCCCTACCGCGTGGCCCTGGTCGTGGCCTTGGCCCAGCCCTTCCTGGCCGCCCTCCTGCACCCGTCTCCCGCTTACCTCCTTTTCGGGCTGGGGCTTGGCCTTCCCGTGGCCTTACGCCACCTTAAGGACTGGCACCGCTAG